In Parus major isolate Abel chromosome 1, Parus_major1.1, whole genome shotgun sequence, the following proteins share a genomic window:
- the CFAP298 gene encoding cilia- and flagella-associated protein 298: MVRLHVKRGGESQFLLEAPGSARLAELAPLAARIHNGRLKVQRLCSEMEELAEHGISLPYNMQGLTEEQIKELKLKDEWAEKCVPSGGSIFRKDEMGRRNGFAPNEKMQQVIKKTIEESKALISKKQVQANVCVNMEMVKDALEQLRGAVMIVYPMGLPPHDPIRMEFEDKEDLSGTHAGTEVIKESEAQLWWAGKQLEETKLLSDYVGKNEKTTIIVKIQKKGQGAPGREPVISHEEQKEMMLYYYRKQEELKKLEEEEDDDSFLNAEWADNHALKRQFHGVKDIKWGPR, encoded by the exons ATGGTACGGCTGCACGTCAAGCGTGGCGGCGAGAGCCAGTTCCTGCTGGAGGCGCCGGGCAGCGCCCGCCTGGCCGAGCTGGCGCCGCTAGCCGCCCGCATCCACAACGGGCGGCTGAAGGTGCAGCGCCTGTGCTCAG AGatggaggagctggcagagcatggTATTTCCTTACCTTACAATATGCAAGGACTGACAGAGGAGCAGATCAAAGAGCTGAAGTTGAAGGATGAGTGGGCAGAGAAGTGTGTTCCAAGTGGTGGAAGCATCTTCAGAAAGGATGAAATGGGGCGAAGAAATGGATTTG ctccaaatgaaaaaatgcagcaagtTATAAAGAAGACAATAGAAGAATCCAAGGCATTAATCTCAAAG AAACAAGTTCAGGCCAACGTGTGTGTTAACATGGAGATGGTGAAAGACGCATTGGAGCAGCTCCGAGGGGCTGTGATGATTGTGTATCCAATGGGATTGCCTCCACATGATCCAATTAGGATGGAGTTCGAAGATAAAGAAGACTTGTCAGGAACTCAT GCTGGAACTGAAGTTATAAAAGAATCAGAAGCACAGTTATGGtgggcaggaaagcagctggaagaaacaAAGTTGCTATCTGACTATGTaggcaaaaatgagaaaacaaccATCATTGTCAAGATCCAGAAA AAAGGACAAGGAGCTCCGGGGCGGGAGCCTGTGATCAGTCATGAAGAGCAAAAAGAGATGATGCTGTACTACTAcaggaagcaggaggagctgaag AaactggaggaggaggaggacgacGACTCATTTCTAAATGCTGAGTGGGCAGACAACCATGCTCTGAAAAGGCAATTTCACGGTGTAAAAGACATCAAATGGGGTCCAAGATGA